In Flavobacterium endoglycinae, one DNA window encodes the following:
- a CDS encoding agmatine deiminase family protein gives MSTNNRRFPAEWEKQQGIVLCFPHNGNDWPGKYEAVQWAFVEFIKKVATFETVFLVVADEKLKEKVNDMLERARVNLKNVSYIIHKTNRSWMRDSGPIIVKNGTKREALNFNFNGWAKYKNYQLDKFVPGKVADFIDVPLTQVTYKGKPVIVEGGAIDVNGKGTLLTSEECLMHPTIQVRNQGFTKEDYEAVFKEYLGVTNVIWLGDGIEGDDTHGHIDDLCRFVNEDTIVTIVETDKNDSNYKPLQDNLKRLQNAKLENGKSPVIVALPMPKRVDFEDLRLPASYANFLILNNCVLVPTFNDSNDRVALNILAECFPDREVIGISCIDFIWGFGTLHCLSQQIPA, from the coding sequence ATGTCAACAAATAATAGAAGATTTCCAGCAGAATGGGAAAAGCAGCAAGGAATTGTTTTGTGTTTTCCGCACAATGGTAACGACTGGCCTGGAAAATACGAAGCCGTTCAATGGGCTTTTGTAGAGTTCATAAAAAAAGTAGCTACTTTTGAAACTGTTTTCTTGGTAGTTGCCGATGAAAAACTAAAAGAGAAAGTAAACGATATGCTTGAAAGAGCTCGTGTAAATCTTAAAAATGTTTCTTATATCATTCATAAAACCAACAGAAGCTGGATGCGCGACTCTGGACCAATTATTGTAAAAAATGGTACAAAAAGAGAAGCTTTAAATTTTAACTTCAACGGATGGGCAAAATATAAAAACTATCAATTAGATAAATTTGTTCCAGGTAAAGTAGCTGATTTTATTGATGTTCCTTTAACTCAGGTAACGTATAAAGGAAAACCGGTAATTGTAGAAGGTGGAGCGATTGATGTAAACGGAAAAGGTACATTATTGACTTCTGAAGAATGCTTGATGCACCCAACCATTCAGGTAAGAAATCAAGGTTTTACCAAAGAAGATTACGAAGCTGTTTTTAAAGAATATCTTGGAGTTACCAATGTAATTTGGTTAGGAGACGGAATTGAAGGTGATGATACACACGGACATATCGACGATTTATGCCGATTCGTAAACGAAGATACAATTGTTACGATTGTTGAAACTGATAAAAACGATTCAAACTACAAACCTTTACAAGACAATTTGAAACGCTTGCAAAATGCAAAATTAGAAAATGGAAAATCTCCTGTAATTGTAGCATTGCCAATGCCTAAGCGTGTTGATTTTGAAGATTTACGTTTACCAGCAAGTTATGCTAATTTCTTGATTTTGAATAATTGTGTTCTAGTACCAACATTTAATGACAGTAATGATCGTGTGGCTTTAAATATTTTAGCAGAATGTTTCCCTGATCGTGAAGTAATTGGAATAAGCTGTATTGATTTTATCTGGGGATTTGGGACTTTACACTGTTTGAGTCAGCAGATTCCTGCATAA
- a CDS encoding choice-of-anchor I family protein yields the protein MKKLSISLFAALLIMASCNNDDNSKNDEQPEAVVNENPGTFKEIGSITIGGEAAAEISAYCEKTKRLFTVNNSGVNQIDVIDIADPTKPMKIGKIDLAAYEGAANSVSVFDGKLAVALESTSNKQGNGKVLVFNTSDYSLIKQVTVGALPDMVTFSPDGKYIMTANEGEPNTDYSQDPNGTISIIETSTYSVTTLDFSSFASQAEALKKDGFRISKFAKTSFAQDIEPEYITISDDSKTAWVTLQENNGVAKVDLTSKTITAIYPLGLKDYNTAENAIDVSDSDNKIAFNPWKVKGLYMPDAISHFTVNNTPYFVTANEGDAREYNAYSDVKRMKNMTLDATVFPDAATLKLDGNLGRLNLVADMGDTDGDGDLDQIVSFGGRSFSIWNGNTGKIVYDSKNDVDKKTNELGTYDDKRSDDKGSEPEAVVSVKMGNQNILFVGLERSDAFMVYDVTNPISPQYLQTVKTGDAPEGVLFIPASKSPTKRSLLVVSSEGDGSVKIYQPDLK from the coding sequence ATGAAGAAATTAAGCATTTCATTATTTGCCGCATTATTAATTATGGCAAGCTGTAATAATGATGACAATTCTAAAAATGACGAACAACCAGAAGCAGTTGTAAACGAAAATCCGGGAACTTTTAAAGAAATCGGTTCTATTACAATTGGTGGTGAAGCTGCCGCCGAAATTTCGGCTTACTGTGAAAAAACAAAAAGATTATTTACAGTAAATAACAGCGGTGTAAACCAAATTGATGTTATTGATATTGCTGATCCCACAAAACCAATGAAAATTGGTAAAATTGATTTAGCAGCTTATGAAGGTGCCGCAAACAGTGTTTCAGTTTTTGACGGAAAACTCGCGGTTGCATTAGAATCTACTAGTAACAAACAAGGAAACGGTAAAGTATTAGTTTTTAACACTTCAGACTACAGTTTGATTAAGCAGGTAACCGTAGGTGCGTTGCCAGATATGGTTACTTTTTCTCCAGATGGAAAATACATCATGACTGCTAATGAAGGTGAACCAAATACCGATTATTCACAAGATCCAAATGGAACAATTTCAATCATTGAAACAAGCACTTACAGCGTTACAACTTTAGATTTTAGTTCGTTTGCAAGTCAAGCAGAAGCGTTAAAAAAAGATGGGTTCAGAATTTCAAAATTTGCCAAAACTAGTTTTGCTCAAGATATCGAGCCAGAATATATTACTATTTCTGATGATTCTAAAACAGCTTGGGTAACTTTACAAGAAAATAACGGTGTCGCAAAAGTTGATTTGACTTCCAAAACGATTACTGCTATTTATCCTTTAGGTCTAAAAGATTACAATACGGCTGAAAATGCTATTGATGTAAGCGACAGCGATAACAAAATTGCATTTAATCCTTGGAAAGTAAAAGGTCTTTATATGCCAGATGCTATCAGTCATTTTACAGTAAACAATACTCCTTATTTTGTTACTGCTAACGAAGGTGATGCAAGAGAATACAACGCTTATTCTGATGTAAAACGTATGAAAAACATGACTCTTGATGCAACTGTTTTTCCTGATGCGGCAACTTTAAAATTAGATGGTAATTTGGGAAGATTAAATCTTGTTGCCGATATGGGAGATACTGATGGAGATGGAGATTTAGACCAAATAGTAAGCTTTGGAGGAAGATCATTCTCAATCTGGAATGGAAACACAGGAAAAATTGTTTACGACAGTAAAAATGATGTTGACAAAAAAACTAATGAATTAGGAACTTATGATGATAAGAGAAGTGATGATAAAGGTTCTGAACCAGAAGCCGTAGTTTCTGTAAAAATGGGCAATCAGAATATTTTATTTGTAGGACTTGAAAGATCCGATGCTTTTATGGTTTATGATGTCACGAATCCAATTTCTCCACAATATTTACAAACTGTTAAAACGGGTGATGCGCCAGAAGGAGTTTTATTTATTCCAGCTTCAAAAAGCCCAACTAAAAGAAGTTTATTAGTAGTAAGCAGCGAAGGTGACGGCTCTGTAAAAATTTATCAGCCAGATTTGAAATAA
- a CDS encoding OmpA family protein, with protein MKKKLVSVSLLLLALTAGAQNMATTSAKTIVDQPEYNKWSIELNGGVNKPTRAMTAGYATESLNFFHGDLGVRYMFNPKFGVKLDVGYDQFKEKKNTPDFESRYVRASLQGVINVGRALNFETWTNTIGILAHGGFGVSQISTETGFGGQDYMAHGIAGITGQIKLSNRVALTGDLTGIINGRQNWNFDGMGNTTTGSFDGILLNASVGLTFYLGKHEKHADWVGEEDRIGELEKRVDLIETGLIDSDKDGVADLYDLEPNTIAGVAVNTKGQSIDNNQNGVPDELESYLDKTYEKKGAGSATNNTVEELINGGYVNVYFDFNSSKPTNASLSGVDFLVKYLKNNPGKSADIIGYADEIGSSNYNAELSRKRAEAVKKVAINAGIDASRLNVIANGEDTSVNKNSKEARQIVRRVTFQVK; from the coding sequence ATGAAAAAGAAATTAGTATCAGTATCCCTTCTTCTATTAGCGCTTACTGCAGGTGCTCAAAATATGGCGACTACATCAGCAAAAACAATTGTTGATCAACCTGAATATAATAAATGGTCTATTGAATTAAATGGAGGTGTAAACAAACCAACTAGAGCAATGACTGCAGGTTATGCTACAGAATCTTTAAATTTCTTTCACGGAGATTTAGGTGTTCGATATATGTTTAATCCAAAATTTGGGGTAAAATTAGATGTAGGTTACGACCAGTTTAAAGAGAAAAAAAATACTCCTGATTTTGAAAGCCGTTATGTTAGAGCCAGCTTACAAGGAGTTATTAACGTAGGACGTGCCTTAAATTTTGAAACTTGGACAAACACTATCGGTATTTTAGCACATGGTGGTTTTGGAGTTTCACAAATTAGTACTGAAACTGGTTTTGGAGGTCAAGATTACATGGCACACGGAATCGCTGGTATTACCGGACAGATTAAATTAAGCAACCGAGTAGCTTTGACTGGTGACCTTACGGGAATTATTAACGGAAGACAAAACTGGAATTTTGACGGAATGGGTAATACTACTACAGGTTCTTTTGATGGTATTCTTTTAAATGCTTCTGTTGGTTTAACCTTCTACTTAGGTAAACACGAAAAACATGCTGACTGGGTTGGCGAAGAAGATAGAATTGGTGAATTGGAAAAAAGAGTGGACTTAATCGAAACTGGTCTTATTGATTCAGATAAAGATGGTGTTGCTGATTTATACGATTTAGAACCAAACACAATTGCAGGTGTTGCAGTTAATACAAAAGGACAATCAATTGATAACAATCAAAATGGTGTGCCAGATGAGTTAGAAAGCTATTTGGATAAAACATATGAAAAGAAAGGCGCTGGATCAGCTACAAACAATACTGTTGAAGAATTAATCAACGGAGGTTATGTAAATGTGTACTTTGATTTCAATTCTTCTAAACCAACAAACGCTTCTTTATCTGGGGTTGATTTCTTAGTAAAATACCTAAAAAATAACCCAGGAAAATCTGCTGACATTATTGGATATGCTGATGAAATTGGAAGTTCAAACTACAATGCTGAATTGTCAAGAAAAAGAGCTGAAGCTGTGAAAAAAGTAGCAATAAATGCGGGAATTGATGCATCGAGACTGAATGTAATTGCTAACGGAGAGGATACTTCGGTTAACAAAAATTCTAAAGAGGCACGTCAAATCGTGAGAAGAGTTACTTTCCAAGTGAAGTAA
- a CDS encoding carbon-nitrogen hydrolase, whose translation MAKRKYKISVIQLNLNDVAENNLKKCISWVRDAASQGAEVILLPELYSSHYFCQSEDVDNFALAEPLYSTSFIAFSELAKELGVVIIVPFFEKRMAGIYHNSAYIIDADGTEAGLYRKMHIPDDPHFYEKFYFTPGDLGFQAIETKKGTVGTLICWDQWYPEAARITALKGAEVLFYPTAIGWHPKEKEQYGENQYGAWMNVMKGHAVANGVFVAAANRIGLEKYIDGTEGIQFWGASFIAGPQGEILAQASHDKEEILIAEVDLDLQENVRQNWPFFRDRRIDAFGDITKRAIDK comes from the coding sequence ATGGCGAAAAGAAAATATAAAATATCGGTTATTCAGTTAAACCTGAATGATGTTGCCGAAAATAATCTTAAAAAATGTATCAGCTGGGTAAGAGATGCTGCAAGTCAAGGGGCAGAAGTGATCTTACTTCCTGAATTATATAGCAGTCATTATTTCTGCCAAAGCGAGGATGTAGATAATTTTGCATTAGCAGAACCGCTTTATAGTACTTCATTTATTGCATTCAGTGAATTGGCAAAAGAATTAGGAGTAGTTATTATCGTTCCTTTCTTCGAAAAAAGAATGGCAGGAATCTATCATAATAGTGCTTATATTATTGATGCTGATGGAACTGAAGCTGGTTTATACCGTAAAATGCATATTCCAGACGATCCGCATTTCTATGAAAAATTCTATTTTACTCCAGGTGATTTAGGTTTTCAGGCAATTGAAACTAAAAAAGGAACGGTTGGAACTTTAATCTGTTGGGATCAATGGTATCCAGAAGCAGCTCGTATTACAGCGCTTAAAGGTGCAGAAGTTTTATTCTACCCAACAGCAATTGGATGGCATCCAAAAGAAAAAGAACAATACGGAGAAAACCAATATGGAGCTTGGATGAACGTTATGAAAGGTCATGCTGTAGCAAATGGAGTTTTCGTAGCGGCAGCTAACAGAATTGGTCTTGAAAAATACATCGATGGAACCGAAGGAATTCAATTCTGGGGAGCCTCTTTCATCGCTGGCCCACAAGGTGAAATTTTAGCTCAAGCTTCTCATGATAAAGAAGAAATTCTAATCGCTGAGGTTGATTTGGATTTACAAGAAAATGTTCGTCAAAACTGGCCATTCTTCAGAGACAGAAGAATTGATGCCTTTGGTGATATTACAAAAAGAGCAATCGATAAATAA
- a CDS encoding adaptor complexes medium subunit family protein: MKTFRLQSVLTILFLAVSLLSCSSDDNGKETPQTISRAANVTAISGPETGKVGVDINYDISFIVDNACGKFDRIGNISIGKEEGFQIEVTYPTTCGNETPTALHTVYTFSPQSKGTFEIKFKKSETEFLVKKLVIQ, translated from the coding sequence ATGAAAACCTTTAGATTACAATCAGTTTTGACAATACTGTTTTTAGCAGTTTCTTTGCTTTCATGCAGTAGTGATGACAATGGAAAAGAAACACCTCAAACCATTTCAAGAGCGGCAAATGTTACAGCAATCAGCGGACCAGAAACTGGAAAAGTAGGAGTTGATATTAATTATGACATATCGTTTATTGTAGACAATGCATGTGGTAAATTTGATAGAATTGGAAATATATCAATTGGAAAAGAAGAAGGATTTCAGATAGAAGTAACTTATCCTACAACTTGTGGTAATGAGACACCAACGGCTCTACATACAGTTTATACATTTTCACCACAGTCAAAAGGAACTTTTGAAATTAAATTTAAAAAATCTGAAACTGAATTTTTAGTAAAGAAACTTGTTATTCAGTAA